A genomic window from Candidatus Zixiibacteriota bacterium includes:
- the pgsA gene encoding CDP-diacylglycerol--glycerol-3-phosphate 3-phosphatidyltransferase, with protein MNTPNKLTLLRIIIAPFFMFFFIIDNFHMRMVALGLFIVAALTDLADGHYARKYGIITGFGKFMDPLADKILVSSALVSFIALDYLSPLPVILIIGREFSITGLRLLAAYRGVVISPSWWAKVKTFLQLSIVGIVLAYITLINALEYYNSPSLSLFQFDYYYYFNLALWVTAIITLWTGIDYIVKYYYMIKSVLK; from the coding sequence ATGAACACTCCCAACAAATTAACCCTGCTCCGCATAATAATCGCGCCGTTTTTCATGTTCTTTTTCATCATCGATAATTTCCATATGCGCATGGTCGCGCTGGGACTATTCATCGTAGCCGCGCTGACTGATCTGGCCGATGGCCACTATGCGAGGAAATACGGCATCATCACCGGCTTCGGAAAATTCATGGACCCTCTGGCAGACAAAATTCTGGTTTCGTCCGCCCTCGTGTCATTTATCGCTCTGGACTATCTCTCCCCTCTGCCGGTAATCCTGATAATCGGCCGCGAATTCTCCATAACCGGACTGCGCCTTCTGGCCGCCTATCGCGGCGTGGTTATATCCCCGAGCTGGTGGGCCAAAGTGAAAACATTCCTGCAACTGAGCATAGTGGGCATCGTTCTGGCCTATATCACCCTGATAAATGCTCTCGAGTATTACAACAGCCCGTCACTGAGCCTCTTCCAATTCGACTACTACTATTATTTCAACCTTGCCCTCTGGGTAACAGCCATCATAACGCTCTGGACAGGCATTGACTATATCGTGAAATACTACTATATGATAAAATCCGTATTGAAATGA
- a CDS encoding phosphatidylglycerophosphatase A, with protein MKHLVTMIATGLYSGYIKPFPGTWGTIPAWLIAFFLIKDNPLILAIATVAAFALSVWSAGEAEKLFGHDARKIVMDEWAGMFVSLLFVPFSLLNYGIAFVAFRAFDVIKLPPAAQFERLPRGWGVTMDDIAAGVYANLLTQMIIWASARYGMP; from the coding sequence ATGAAGCACCTCGTCACTATGATAGCAACCGGCCTTTACTCCGGATACATCAAACCATTCCCCGGTACCTGGGGAACCATCCCGGCCTGGCTGATTGCCTTCTTTTTAATAAAAGACAATCCGCTTATCCTCGCCATCGCCACCGTGGCGGCGTTCGCCCTCTCGGTATGGTCGGCCGGTGAGGCTGAAAAGTTGTTCGGACACGATGCCCGGAAGATCGTTATGGACGAATGGGCCGGCATGTTCGTCTCGCTTCTGTTCGTACCGTTCTCACTGTTGAATTATGGTATTGCTTTCGTGGCGTTTAGAGCGTTTGATGTGATCAAGCTGCCCCCGGCGGCGCAGTTCGAAAGACTCCCACGGGGATGGGGCGTTACCATGGATGATATCGCCGCCGGAGTCTACGCCAATCTCCTGACCCAGATGATCATCTGGGCCTCGGCGAGATATGGCATGCCATAG
- a CDS encoding competence/damage-inducible protein A produces the protein MDVELISIGDELLTGHTVNSNAAFIAEKLTEIGLDVKYISTTGDSLELMEEAFHLALKRARLIITTGGLGPTDDDITKKAIVKVFKRNLIFHDNILEDLKKRYAARGIVMPAINQNQALLPQGATFFPNKTGSAVGICISENGRIFIALPGVPREMIQIMVDEVLPYVQGLKTGQPMKIIKLRTTGVVEAKLAEMIVSDLALEPGVRLAYLPAYSGVDLRILASAESQAEADDRALRLERYLESKVGKYIYGKNSDTLEAVVGQLLKDNDKTLAVAESCTGGQLGMQITSIPGSSAFFLGGITSYSNESKIRDLGVDPQIIEQHGAVSQECAIAMAKGCRERFESEYALSITGIAGPDGGTEEKPVGTTFIGLASTHDCYAHKFVLGITRESTRARATYAALELLRRDILDIK, from the coding sequence TTGGACGTTGAACTGATTTCCATAGGTGATGAGCTTCTTACCGGTCACACGGTGAACTCCAATGCCGCCTTCATTGCCGAGAAACTGACCGAGATTGGACTCGACGTGAAATACATCAGCACCACGGGCGACTCACTGGAGCTCATGGAAGAAGCGTTTCACCTGGCGCTCAAGCGCGCCCGGCTGATTATAACCACCGGCGGCCTCGGGCCGACCGATGACGATATCACCAAGAAGGCCATCGTCAAGGTCTTTAAACGCAACCTGATCTTCCACGACAACATTCTCGAAGACCTCAAAAAGCGCTATGCCGCCCGAGGTATCGTCATGCCCGCCATAAATCAGAATCAGGCTCTGCTGCCGCAGGGCGCTACCTTCTTCCCCAACAAGACCGGCTCGGCTGTCGGCATCTGCATAAGCGAAAACGGGCGCATTTTCATAGCTCTTCCCGGTGTCCCGCGCGAAATGATACAAATCATGGTCGATGAGGTTCTTCCGTATGTCCAGGGACTGAAAACCGGGCAGCCGATGAAGATCATCAAACTGCGAACCACTGGTGTGGTCGAAGCAAAACTGGCGGAAATGATAGTCTCTGATCTCGCTCTTGAACCCGGCGTCAGACTCGCCTACCTCCCCGCCTACAGCGGCGTCGATTTGCGCATCCTCGCCTCCGCCGAAAGTCAGGCCGAGGCCGATGATCGCGCTCTGAGACTCGAACGGTATCTGGAATCCAAAGTCGGCAAATACATCTACGGGAAAAACAGCGATACTCTCGAAGCTGTCGTGGGCCAACTCCTCAAAGATAACGACAAAACCCTCGCGGTCGCCGAATCGTGCACCGGCGGTCAGCTCGGCATGCAAATAACATCTATCCCCGGCTCATCGGCCTTCTTCCTCGGCGGCATCACCAGCTATTCCAACGAGAGCAAAATCCGTGACCTCGGCGTCGACCCGCAAATAATCGAACAGCACGGCGCTGTATCGCAGGAGTGCGCGATTGCGATGGCCAAGGGTTGCCGCGAGAGATTCGAAAGCGAGTACGCCCTCTCGATAACCGGTATTGCCGGCCCCGATGGCGGCACCGAGGAAAAACCGGTCGGCACCACGTTCATCGGTTTGGCGTCGACGCACGACTGTTACGCCCACAAATTCGTCCTCGGTATCACCCGCGAATCAACCCGCGCCCGCGCCACCTATGCCGCCCTTGAACTGTTGCGGAGAGACATTCTGGACATAAAATGA
- the thpR gene encoding RNA 2',3'-cyclic phosphodiesterase, with translation MMRLFIALPLEKSVKDRLGQIIAELKSKGGSVKWVKPDNTHLTLRFLGETDEKLLPRIKSEIDAVASGHAPVTTSISIIGGFPNLSRPRVIWVGIGKEIEALSKMARQMELKIRTLGFEKESKPFKAHLTLARVREPRGNEHLFSYLQEYQLDEIPAHFDRIVLFKSTLTPQGPIYERLHEAMLLV, from the coding sequence ATGATGCGCCTGTTTATCGCTCTCCCTCTGGAGAAATCGGTTAAAGACCGCCTCGGCCAAATAATCGCCGAACTCAAATCAAAAGGCGGTTCGGTCAAATGGGTCAAACCGGACAACACGCATCTCACTCTTCGTTTTCTTGGCGAAACCGATGAGAAACTGCTTCCGAGAATAAAGTCCGAGATCGATGCCGTCGCATCCGGTCATGCTCCCGTGACAACCTCGATCAGCATCATCGGCGGCTTCCCCAACCTTAGCCGTCCTCGTGTGATTTGGGTGGGCATAGGAAAAGAAATCGAAGCGCTTTCCAAAATGGCCCGTCAGATGGAGCTGAAAATCCGCACTCTTGGCTTCGAGAAAGAAAGCAAACCGTTCAAAGCCCACCTCACTCTCGCGAGAGTCAGAGAGCCGCGCGGCAATGAACACTTATTCAGTTATCTTCAGGAGTATCAGCTCGACGAAATCCCGGCGCACTTTGACCGGATTGTCCTTTTCAAATCAACCCTCACCCCGCAAGGCCCCATATACGAGCGCTTGCACGAAGCGATGCTGTTAGTCTAA
- a CDS encoding GNAT family N-acetyltransferase, whose amino-acid sequence MELSIHPVEEKDSTYVLEVFRGWGADFVVSRGRKVYPDDLEGFVARDESGRNVGLVTYEIDGDQCEIVTLDAFTKFSGIGTALVEAVKDRVKQTCKRLWLITTNDNLDAIRFYHHRGFTIAALYPGAIEKSRKLKPTIPMVGCYGIAIRDEIEFETMLD is encoded by the coding sequence ATGGAATTATCAATTCATCCGGTAGAAGAAAAAGACAGCACCTACGTGCTCGAGGTCTTTCGCGGCTGGGGAGCGGATTTCGTGGTAAGCCGGGGACGGAAGGTATATCCGGACGATTTGGAGGGTTTTGTCGCGAGAGATGAATCAGGCAGGAATGTGGGGTTGGTTACTTACGAGATTGACGGTGACCAGTGCGAGATTGTAACGCTGGACGCGTTCACTAAGTTCTCCGGTATCGGCACGGCGCTCGTTGAGGCTGTAAAGGACAGGGTGAAGCAGACCTGTAAGCGGCTGTGGCTGATTACTACCAATGATAATCTTGACGCTATCCGGTTCTATCATCACCGCGGGTTCACGATCGCGGCGCTTTATCCGGGTGCGATTGAGAAGTCGCGAAAGTTGAAACCGACTATACCCATGGTCGGGTGTTATGGCATTGCTATTCGTGATGAGATCGAGTTCGAGACGATGTTAGACTAA
- a CDS encoding LysE family transporter → MELPLLFFNSFMVGFSGAMMPGPLLAVGIAETPRHGWQTGPIISIGHAIAEIFVVVVLSLGLAALAQDPMVAAIIGIVGGVALILMGVQMAYEILKKKIDYEIVTSDKQSSHKLAGKGITATLSNPYWFVWWATTGLAFLVKSLKFGVIGPVVFYFGHILSDFVWYSVVSVLLWMGKRIIMGKALRVLIVACAIFLVYLGASFIYDGVRAI, encoded by the coding sequence ATGGAACTGCCGCTTCTGTTTTTCAACTCGTTTATGGTCGGGTTTTCCGGCGCGATGATGCCCGGACCGCTTCTGGCGGTCGGTATTGCCGAGACACCCCGTCACGGCTGGCAGACCGGACCGATCATCTCAATCGGACATGCCATTGCCGAGATTTTCGTCGTGGTCGTCCTGTCGCTCGGACTGGCTGCCCTGGCGCAGGATCCAATGGTGGCGGCAATAATCGGAATTGTCGGGGGAGTGGCGCTGATTCTGATGGGTGTGCAGATGGCGTATGAGATCCTGAAAAAGAAGATCGATTACGAAATTGTAACATCAGACAAACAGTCGAGCCACAAACTGGCCGGTAAAGGAATCACGGCGACGCTCTCGAATCCGTACTGGTTTGTCTGGTGGGCGACGACGGGGCTGGCGTTTCTGGTCAAGTCGCTCAAGTTCGGGGTGATCGGACCGGTGGTTTTCTACTTCGGGCACATCCTTTCCGATTTCGTGTGGTACTCGGTGGTATCGGTACTTCTGTGGATGGGTAAGCGGATTATCATGGGGAAGGCCCTCAGGGTGCTGATAGTGGCGTGCGCGATTTTCCTCGTCTATCTCGGCGCGAGTTTCATCTACGACGGCGTGCGGGCCATATAG
- a CDS encoding enoyl-CoA hydratase-related protein, with the protein MADYKNLLVEKSDSILVVKINRERALNALNREVIAELQQLFSFYWSDEAIRCVIITGAGEKAFVAGADITELADVDVRSGTELAARGLYLMKTIQNFPRPVIAAINGFALGGGCELAMACDIRLASKKAKMGQPEVNLGIIPGYGGTQRLPRLVGRGKAMQMIFTGDMVDAAEAHRIGLVDEVYEPEELMDKAMAMAKTIASKAPIAVSLGKECINRGLDGTLTAGCDLEKANFGQICGTGDKNEGMEAFLEKRKPNFTGH; encoded by the coding sequence ATGGCTGATTATAAGAACCTCTTGGTGGAGAAGTCCGACTCGATTTTGGTCGTGAAGATCAACCGTGAGCGCGCTCTCAACGCTCTCAACCGGGAAGTAATCGCGGAGCTTCAGCAGCTTTTCAGCTTTTACTGGTCGGATGAGGCGATTCGGTGTGTCATTATCACCGGCGCGGGGGAGAAGGCATTCGTGGCCGGGGCCGATATTACCGAGCTGGCCGATGTTGACGTGCGCAGCGGGACCGAGCTTGCGGCTCGCGGGTTGTACCTGATGAAGACGATCCAGAATTTCCCGCGTCCTGTAATCGCCGCTATCAACGGCTTCGCGCTGGGCGGCGGATGTGAACTGGCGATGGCCTGCGATATTCGTCTGGCTTCGAAAAAAGCCAAAATGGGACAGCCCGAGGTCAACCTGGGGATTATCCCCGGCTATGGCGGCACGCAGCGTTTGCCGAGATTGGTCGGACGCGGCAAGGCGATGCAGATGATTTTCACCGGCGATATGGTCGATGCCGCCGAGGCGCACCGGATAGGGCTGGTTGATGAAGTCTATGAGCCGGAAGAGCTGATGGACAAGGCGATGGCAATGGCAAAGACGATTGCCAGTAAGGCGCCGATTGCCGTTTCGCTTGGCAAGGAATGCATCAACCGCGGACTCGATGGTACCCTTACGGCCGGCTGTGACCTGGAGAAGGCCAACTTTGGCCAGATCTGCGGAACCGGTGACAAGAACGAGGGCATGGAGGCTTTCTTAGAGAAGCGCAAACCCAATTTCACCGGTCATTGA